One genomic segment of Lytechinus pictus isolate F3 Inbred chromosome 18, Lp3.0, whole genome shotgun sequence includes these proteins:
- the LOC129281185 gene encoding geranylgeranyl pyrophosphate synthase-like gives MAESSHPEDENQSAQHREKKQEMILMEPYNYILQVPGKQVRTKLSRAFNYWMDIPEDKVKKISEVVQMLHNASLLIDDIEDSSKLRRGIPVAHSIYGIAQTINSANYMYFLGLKEVMQFDHPDAMKIFTEQLVLLHQGQGMDIYWRDSYTCPTEEEYKEMVIKKTGGLFGLAVRLMQLFSTNKSDFKPLSDILGLYFQIRDDYANLCSRQYTENKSYCEDLTEGKFSFPLIHGIRSRPENTQVMSILRQRTEDMDVKRYCVDLLEKFGSFEYTRTVLFDLEKQAYQHITNLGGNPILESILEELGKLIRHRDQ, from the exons ATGGCAGAAAGCAGTCACCCTGAAGATGAGAACCAATCAGCACAGCACAGAGAGAAAAAACAGGAAATG ATATTGATGGAGCCATACAACTACATTTTACAGGTTCCAGGAAAGCAAGTCAGGACTAAACTCTCACGc GCATTTAACTACTGGATGGACATTCCTGAAGATAAAGTGAAAAAGATCAGTGAAGTAGTTCAAATGCTGCATAATGCAAGTTTATT AATTGATGATATAGAGGACAGTTCTAAGCTCAGACGGGGCATTCCAGTAGCACACAGTATCTATGGTATAGCACAAACTATCAACTCGGCCAACTATATGTATTTCCTAGGGCTGAAGGAAGTAATGCAGTTTGATCATCCTGatgcaatgaaaatatttacag AGCAGCTAGTCTTATTGCACCAAGGACAGGGTATGGACATCTATTGGAGAGACTCCTATACATGCCCCACAGAGGAAGAATACAAAGAGATGGTCATAAAGA AAACTGGAGGTCTGTTTGGTTTAGCTGTCAGGCTCATGCAACTTTTCAGCACAAACAAAAG TGACTTCAAACCCCTGAGTGACATCCTAGGCCTGTACTTCCAGATCCGAGATGACTATGCCAACCTCTGCTCCAGGCAGTACACTGAGAACAAGAGTTACTGTGAGGACCTCACCGAGGGCAAGTTCTCCTTCCCTTTGATCCATGGGATCCGCAGTCGACCCGAGAACACACAGGTTATGAGTATCCTAAGACAGAGGACGGAAGACATGGATGTCAAGAGATACTGTGTAGACCTGCTAGAAAAG TTTGGTTCATTTGAATATACAAGGACAGTGCTCTTTGATCTAGAAAAGCA GGCTTATCAACATATAACAAACCTAGGAGGAAACCCCATCTTGGAATCCATCTTGGAAGAACTTGGTAAACTCATACGGCATAGGGATCAATGA